One part of the Paenibacillus silvisoli genome encodes these proteins:
- a CDS encoding epoxide hydrolase family protein — MTQTTTAQLSNGNAIRPFHINIPEAELTDLRNRINATRWPEKETVSDQSQGTTLGTIQELARYWANEYDWRSIESKMNAYPHFLTEIDGLDFHFIHVRSKHENAMPMLIAHGWPGSIIEQMKLIDPLTNPTAHGGTEADAFHVVIPSMPGYGFSGKPTETGWNPKRIARAYSELMTRLGYDSYVAQGGDWGSIVVNQMGVQEPKGLLAIHTNMPEVIPPEVDAAIWSGNPLPSGLSDEEKKACEQVRENKFYYAFMMGTRPQTLTGLADSPIGLASFMIDHDWKSHALIARSFAGVQEGLTRDDVLDNITLFWLTNTAISAARLYWENGHAGISFFAVKGVKLPVAVSVFPDEMYEAPKSWTERAYPNLIHFNKLPKGGHFAAWEQPEHMVSELRTVFKSLR; from the coding sequence ATGACACAAACAACAACCGCGCAACTAAGCAATGGGAACGCGATTCGTCCCTTCCACATAAACATTCCCGAAGCGGAACTGACCGATTTGCGCAATCGGATCAATGCGACCAGATGGCCCGAGAAAGAAACGGTCTCGGACCAATCGCAGGGCACGACGCTCGGAACGATTCAAGAGCTTGCGCGTTACTGGGCCAATGAATACGACTGGCGCAGCATCGAGTCGAAAATGAACGCCTACCCGCATTTCTTGACCGAGATCGACGGGCTCGACTTCCACTTCATTCACGTTCGTTCGAAGCATGAGAACGCGATGCCGATGCTCATTGCGCACGGATGGCCGGGCTCGATCATCGAGCAGATGAAGCTGATCGACCCGCTGACGAATCCGACGGCGCACGGAGGCACCGAAGCGGACGCTTTCCATGTCGTCATTCCGTCGATGCCGGGCTACGGCTTCTCGGGCAAGCCGACCGAAACCGGCTGGAATCCGAAACGGATCGCGCGCGCTTATAGCGAGCTGATGACTCGTCTTGGCTACGACAGCTATGTCGCGCAAGGCGGCGACTGGGGTTCGATCGTCGTCAACCAGATGGGCGTTCAAGAGCCGAAAGGCTTGCTCGCCATTCACACCAACATGCCTGAGGTGATTCCGCCCGAAGTCGATGCGGCGATCTGGTCCGGCAATCCGCTGCCATCCGGTCTCTCGGACGAAGAGAAGAAAGCATGCGAGCAAGTGCGCGAAAATAAATTTTACTACGCCTTCATGATGGGCACGCGTCCGCAAACGCTGACGGGTCTGGCGGATTCGCCGATCGGCTTGGCGTCCTTCATGATCGATCACGATTGGAAGAGCCATGCTTTGATTGCGAGATCGTTTGCCGGCGTTCAAGAAGGTCTGACGCGCGACGACGTCCTGGACAATATTACGCTCTTCTGGTTGACGAACACGGCCATTTCCGCGGCTCGTCTCTATTGGGAGAACGGGCATGCGGGCATCTCCTTCTTCGCCGTCAAAGGCGTGAAGCTTCCGGTTGCCGTCAGCGTATTCCCGGACGAAATGTACGAAGCGCCGAAGAGCTGGACGGAGCGGGCGTACCCGAATCTGATCCACTTCAACAAGCTTCCCAAGGGCGGACACTTCGCGGCTTGGGAGCAGCCGGAGCATATGGTTTCCGAGCTTCGCACGGTGTTCAAATCGCTGCGTTAA
- a CDS encoding GMC family oxidoreductase, which yields MAKTLPKTDVVIVGVGWTGGIIAAELTKAGLNVVGLERGKERKTEDYYMVHDELRYALRYELFQDLSKETITFRSNEKVRALPMRSYGSFLLGTGLGGAGVHWNGHTYRFLPYDFQIRSKTIERYGKNKLPAGMSIQDWGITYDQLEPYYDKFEKTCGISGETNPLGGKRSSPYPTPPMKKSPALQKFTDAASRLKLHPYTMPSANLSENYTNPDGVSRAACQYCGYCERFGCEYGAKADPVVTVIPVAHKTGKFEIRSHSDVRRVLHKGGKATGVMYIDVTTGEEIIQPADVVVAASYVFNNTRLLLLSGLGKRYDPASGKGAIGKNYAYQVIKGSAAGFFEKEEFNTYAGAGALGVSVDDFNGDNFDHSGLNFIHGGVITLAQAGARPIQNNPVPSGTTTWGKDFKAASLKYANRTLSIGTQGASMAYKHHYLDLDPTYKDAFGDPLVRITFDFEEQDREMAKFLALKCSSIMKEMGADHVDYLKDLGPYEIMTYQSTHNTGGVIMGADAGDSAVNNYSQMWDAENVFVVGASSFPQNAGYNPTDTVGALAYRTAEGILTYRQKGGLLV from the coding sequence ATGGCAAAAACATTACCGAAAACAGATGTCGTCATCGTCGGCGTCGGCTGGACCGGCGGCATTATCGCCGCCGAGCTGACGAAGGCCGGCCTGAATGTCGTCGGCCTCGAGCGCGGGAAGGAACGGAAAACCGAAGATTATTACATGGTCCATGACGAGCTTCGCTATGCGCTCCGCTACGAGCTGTTCCAGGACTTGTCCAAGGAAACGATCACGTTCCGCAGCAACGAGAAGGTCCGCGCCCTGCCGATGCGTTCGTACGGCTCCTTCCTGCTCGGCACCGGGCTTGGCGGCGCGGGCGTCCACTGGAACGGCCATACGTACCGCTTCCTGCCGTACGACTTCCAAATCCGCAGCAAGACGATCGAACGGTACGGCAAGAACAAGCTTCCTGCCGGCATGTCCATTCAGGACTGGGGCATTACGTACGATCAGCTGGAGCCGTACTATGACAAATTCGAGAAAACCTGCGGCATTTCGGGAGAGACGAATCCGCTCGGCGGCAAACGAAGCAGCCCGTATCCGACGCCTCCGATGAAGAAGTCGCCTGCGTTGCAGAAGTTTACGGATGCCGCATCGCGCTTAAAGCTCCATCCGTATACGATGCCTTCCGCCAACCTGTCGGAAAACTACACGAACCCGGATGGCGTATCGCGTGCCGCCTGCCAATATTGCGGCTACTGCGAGCGGTTCGGCTGCGAATACGGCGCGAAGGCGGATCCGGTCGTCACGGTCATTCCCGTCGCGCACAAAACCGGCAAATTCGAAATTCGCAGCCACTCCGACGTAAGGCGGGTTCTGCATAAGGGAGGCAAAGCAACCGGGGTCATGTACATCGACGTGACGACGGGCGAAGAAATCATCCAGCCCGCCGACGTCGTCGTGGCAGCCAGCTATGTGTTCAATAATACGCGGCTGCTCCTGTTATCCGGATTGGGCAAGCGTTATGACCCCGCTTCCGGCAAAGGCGCGATCGGCAAAAACTACGCGTACCAGGTCATCAAAGGAAGCGCGGCGGGCTTCTTCGAGAAGGAAGAGTTCAATACATATGCCGGCGCAGGCGCTCTTGGCGTTTCGGTCGACGACTTTAACGGCGACAACTTCGACCACAGCGGCCTGAACTTTATCCACGGCGGCGTCATTACGCTGGCTCAAGCCGGCGCTCGGCCGATCCAGAACAACCCGGTCCCGTCGGGAACGACGACCTGGGGCAAGGATTTCAAGGCCGCTTCCCTCAAATACGCGAACCGGACGCTGAGCATCGGTACTCAAGGCGCATCGATGGCTTATAAGCACCACTACCTCGATCTTGATCCGACCTATAAGGATGCGTTCGGCGACCCGCTCGTCCGGATTACGTTCGATTTCGAAGAGCAGGATCGGGAGATGGCGAAGTTTCTGGCGCTCAAATGCTCGTCGATCATGAAGGAAATGGGCGCTGACCACGTCGACTACTTGAAGGATCTTGGTCCCTATGAGATTATGACGTACCAGTCGACCCACAATACGGGCGGCGTCATTATGGGGGCGGATGCGGGGGATTCGGCGGTCAACAATTACAGCCAGATGTGGGACGCGGAGAACGTATTCGTCGTAGGCGCAAGCTCCTTCCCGCAAAACGCCGGCTACAACCCTACTGACACGGTCGGCGCGCTTGCCTACCGGACGGCCGAGGGCATATTGACCTATCGCCAAAAAGGCGGTCTGCTCGTTTGA
- the tatC gene encoding twin-arginine translocase subunit TatC: MDINEDVVRHLTELRRRLLLVLGCFLLSMCGGLYLSPRILRYIKEGSAAKAVEWNVFSFTDGLFIYLRCAFLLAMLFTLPIALYHTWAFVRPGLTYKEAKGTLAYVPVSFLLFLGGVSFSYFLVFPMMLRFMMQMNQTVGATETYGIDRYFVFLFSVVFPLGVAFEMPLVMLFLTRLGLLTPERLNTSRKYAYVGLAIVGSCISPPDFVSHLSVTVPLIALFEISALLSKRYARRQALFPHPHPDPA, translated from the coding sequence ATGGACATCAACGAAGATGTCGTCAGGCATTTGACGGAGCTGCGGCGAAGACTGCTGCTTGTCCTCGGCTGCTTCCTATTGTCCATGTGCGGCGGCCTGTATTTGTCGCCCCGCATTTTGCGGTACATAAAAGAAGGCTCGGCGGCAAAAGCGGTAGAGTGGAACGTGTTTTCCTTCACGGACGGCTTGTTCATCTATCTGCGCTGCGCGTTTCTGCTGGCGATGCTGTTCACGCTGCCGATCGCCCTCTATCATACCTGGGCGTTCGTGAGACCGGGTCTGACCTACAAGGAGGCGAAGGGAACGCTGGCTTACGTTCCGGTATCGTTCCTGCTGTTCCTTGGGGGCGTGTCGTTCAGCTACTTTTTGGTGTTCCCGATGATGCTCCGCTTCATGATGCAGATGAACCAGACGGTCGGGGCGACGGAAACGTACGGCATTGACCGGTATTTCGTGTTTTTGTTCAGCGTGGTGTTCCCGCTCGGCGTAGCGTTCGAGATGCCCCTGGTCATGCTGTTTCTGACGAGACTGGGCCTGCTTACGCCGGAGAGGCTGAATACGTCGCGGAAATACGCCTATGTCGGCCTGGCCATCGTCGGCTCCTGCATTTCGCCGCCGGATTTCGTCTCGCATTTATCGGTGACGGTACCGCTGATTGCGCTGTTCGAGATCAGCGCGCTTTTATCGAAGCGTTACGCCCGGCGGCAGGCGCTGTTTCCGCATCCGCATCCCGATCCCGCCTAA
- a CDS encoding gluconate 2-dehydrogenase subunit 3 family protein gives MKTTGYTIGSLVIGGALSSIIGCGKKEDTTNNNTSAAAPPANTDTTKEEARNYNRALMFFTQEQFRIVESASERIFPEDENGPGAKSLGVAFFIDHQLAGDYGFNGRDYMSPPFYSGEKEQGYQGRLKRREIYEIGLRELENYSNAKYQKGFAALAPEEMDTVLKDFESDTAKLTTISASGFFKMLRTNTLEGAYSDPLYGGNTNMNGWRMRGYPGNQMSYAATIDKGYTKLEPSSLQDHLASH, from the coding sequence TTGAAAACGACCGGCTATACGATCGGCAGCCTCGTGATCGGCGGCGCGCTTAGCTCCATCATCGGCTGCGGCAAGAAGGAAGACACGACCAACAACAATACGTCTGCCGCTGCGCCGCCGGCGAATACGGATACGACGAAGGAAGAAGCCCGCAACTATAACCGGGCTTTGATGTTCTTTACGCAGGAGCAGTTCCGGATCGTGGAGAGCGCGTCAGAGCGCATCTTTCCGGAGGATGAGAACGGACCGGGCGCCAAATCGCTTGGCGTCGCCTTCTTCATCGACCATCAGCTGGCCGGCGATTACGGGTTCAACGGACGCGATTATATGAGCCCGCCGTTTTATTCCGGGGAGAAGGAGCAGGGCTACCAGGGCCGGCTGAAGCGGCGCGAGATCTACGAGATCGGTCTCCGCGAGCTGGAGAACTACAGCAATGCCAAGTATCAGAAGGGCTTCGCGGCGCTTGCGCCCGAAGAGATGGATACCGTGCTGAAGGACTTCGAGTCCGATACGGCCAAGCTGACCACGATATCGGCGAGCGGCTTTTTCAAAATGCTGCGCACCAATACGCTCGAAGGCGCCTACAGCGACCCGTTATATGGCGGCAATACGAATATGAACGGCTGGCGGATGCGCGGGTACCCGGGCAATCAGATGAGCTACGCCGCAACGATCGACAAAGGGTATACGAAGCTGGAGCCGAGCAGCCTGCAGGATCACCTCGCCTCTCATTAG
- a CDS encoding MOSC domain-containing protein: MQHGQLISLNIGMPTLMRYNQKDVLTGIFKLPAYRPLELLREGFEGDGQADLEHHGGKDKAVCVYSYEHYPFWEQELGRRLPFGAFGENVTTKGIAEPDVCIGDIYQLGSAIVQVSQPRQPCFKLAARYQHPGLPLKVQETGYTGFYFRVLQQGKVQVHDNLVLLRKHPQALSVAFANRIMHHDKNHHEAMERLLSVYELSASWRSTFAKRLLGVRSDISARIEGRN; the protein is encoded by the coding sequence ATGCAGCACGGACAATTGATTTCGCTCAATATCGGCATGCCGACGCTCATGCGGTATAACCAGAAGGACGTGTTAACCGGCATTTTCAAGCTGCCGGCGTACAGACCGTTGGAGCTGCTCCGGGAAGGCTTCGAAGGAGACGGACAAGCCGATCTGGAGCATCACGGGGGAAAAGACAAAGCGGTATGCGTTTATAGTTATGAGCACTACCCCTTCTGGGAACAGGAACTGGGGAGACGATTGCCTTTCGGGGCTTTCGGAGAAAATGTAACGACGAAAGGCATCGCAGAGCCGGACGTTTGCATCGGCGATATTTATCAGCTGGGCAGCGCCATCGTGCAGGTCAGCCAACCCCGGCAGCCCTGCTTCAAGCTGGCAGCACGTTATCAGCATCCCGGATTACCATTAAAGGTCCAGGAGACCGGATATACGGGCTTTTATTTCCGCGTGCTTCAGCAGGGGAAGGTGCAAGTTCACGATAACCTGGTTCTTCTGCGCAAGCATCCGCAAGCGCTCTCGGTAGCCTTCGCCAATCGGATTATGCATCATGACAAGAACCATCACGAGGCAATGGAAAGGCTGCTGAGCGTGTACGAATTATCCGCAAGCTGGAGAAGCACGTTTGCAAAACGGCTCCTAGGCGTGCGAAGCGATATCAGCGCTCGCATCGAGGGGCGCAACTAA
- a CDS encoding c-type cytochrome, translating to MVKSKWLIATAGLALALSLSACGGNNNAGNNNTGNTTNNGGTTTNTPEASTGNNAGAGGTVDASAAEEVYKANCVGCHAADLSGGMGPNLQKIGGTLKRDQISDKIHNGGGGMPAFKGQLSEDEIANLAGWLESKK from the coding sequence ATGGTGAAGTCCAAATGGCTGATCGCGACGGCAGGTCTTGCGCTTGCTCTATCGCTCAGCGCCTGCGGCGGCAATAACAATGCCGGCAACAATAATACCGGAAACACGACGAACAACGGCGGAACGACGACGAATACGCCCGAGGCGTCAACCGGCAATAATGCCGGAGCCGGCGGTACCGTGGATGCGTCCGCTGCCGAAGAGGTGTATAAAGCGAACTGCGTCGGCTGCCATGCGGCGGATTTGTCCGGCGGCATGGGGCCTAATCTGCAGAAGATCGGCGGCACGTTGAAGAGGGATCAAATCTCGGACAAAATTCACAACGGGGGCGGCGGCATGCCGGCTTTCAAAGGCCAACTGAGCGAAGACGAAATCGCCAACCTCGCCGGCTGGCTGGAATCAAAGAAGTAG
- the tatA gene encoding twin-arginine translocase TatA/TatE family subunit: MFNNIGVSGLIIILLIALIVFGPSKLPMLGRAFGDTLREFRSSTRGIVEEDTHGPAELEQKDQKLL; the protein is encoded by the coding sequence ATGTTCAATAACATTGGCGTTTCAGGGTTAATCATTATTTTGCTCATTGCGCTGATCGTATTCGGTCCGTCCAAGCTGCCGATGCTGGGCCGCGCCTTCGGCGACACGCTGCGCGAATTCCGCAGCTCCACGCGAGGCATTGTCGAGGAGGACACGCACGGTCCGGCCGAGCTGGAGCAGAAGGACCAGAAGCTGCTGTAA
- the pdxR gene encoding MocR-like pyridoxine biosynthesis transcription factor PdxR produces the protein MLIVNRNDPKPIWQQLLDQAIGHISNGNWPPGEQLLPSRELAQQVGVSRSTIQLVYEELLARGYIVTSRRGGTRVNPLWNTGVPAERPALETLEGPAIPAMPLLTSSADRLKDWLKGEEGGEVTIDLSPHEPYVDHIFLKQWRQTYLQASSSLDIRDWTYGDSYGHTPLREQIKRYLSLERGIHVQSDQILLTSGAHHSLYLIAHALLTEGDTVTTEDPGFPASWMVMKDRRMHVVPVPVDEYGLVVDLVPPESKLTFVTPSHQCAVGSVLSAQRRQRLLCMAAKNRSWIVEDDYDSEYRYRGDPLPTLFSQAPNHTLYMLSFSKMLAPGLRLSALVGSAQAIAQMARVQELIYRHVPIMEAATLTRFMEQGHFMRHMRRVRNVYRRKHEIMTKAIAASGLTKRFAFTGIETGSHMLLEAEPLFDDRSATSQLLRRGIRVYPLSLYCMASDRRGWVLGFAKADETAIEEGVAQLADVLLRS, from the coding sequence ATGTTAATCGTGAACCGTAATGATCCCAAACCGATCTGGCAGCAATTGCTGGATCAAGCCATCGGCCATATTTCGAACGGAAATTGGCCGCCCGGCGAGCAGCTGCTTCCGTCCCGGGAGCTGGCGCAGCAGGTAGGCGTCTCCCGTTCGACCATCCAGCTCGTTTATGAGGAATTGCTCGCGCGCGGGTACATCGTGACGTCGCGGCGAGGAGGGACGCGGGTAAACCCGCTCTGGAATACCGGCGTTCCGGCGGAGAGACCGGCATTGGAGACGCTTGAAGGCCCCGCGATTCCGGCGATGCCGCTCTTAACCTCTTCGGCCGACAGGCTGAAGGATTGGCTCAAAGGAGAGGAAGGCGGCGAGGTCACGATCGATTTGAGCCCGCATGAGCCTTATGTCGATCACATCTTCCTGAAGCAATGGAGGCAAACGTATCTGCAGGCTTCATCCTCTCTGGACATTCGCGACTGGACGTACGGGGATAGCTACGGGCATACGCCATTGCGCGAACAAATCAAGCGTTACTTATCGCTGGAGCGCGGCATCCATGTGCAGAGCGATCAAATTTTGCTGACCTCCGGCGCGCATCATAGCCTTTACCTAATCGCTCATGCGCTGCTGACCGAAGGGGATACGGTCACAACCGAGGATCCGGGATTCCCGGCCTCTTGGATGGTCATGAAAGACCGCCGCATGCATGTCGTCCCTGTACCCGTCGACGAGTATGGGCTTGTCGTGGATCTTGTTCCGCCGGAATCCAAGCTGACCTTCGTCACGCCGTCCCACCAATGCGCGGTCGGCTCGGTGCTGTCGGCGCAGCGGAGGCAGCGGCTGCTGTGCATGGCCGCGAAGAACCGGAGCTGGATCGTGGAGGACGACTACGACAGCGAGTACCGGTACCGGGGAGACCCGCTGCCGACGCTGTTTAGCCAGGCACCGAATCATACGCTCTATATGTTGAGCTTCTCCAAAATGCTCGCGCCGGGACTCCGGCTATCGGCGCTCGTCGGGTCAGCCCAAGCGATTGCGCAGATGGCCCGCGTTCAAGAGCTGATTTACCGTCATGTTCCGATTATGGAGGCGGCGACGCTGACCCGCTTTATGGAGCAGGGCCATTTTATGCGGCATATGCGGCGCGTGAGGAACGTGTACCGGCGTAAGCACGAAATCATGACCAAAGCCATCGCGGCCAGCGGCTTAACGAAGCGGTTCGCCTTCACCGGCATCGAGACGGGCTCGCATATGCTGCTGGAAGCCGAGCCGTTATTCGATGATCGAAGCGCGACCTCGCAGCTGCTGCGGCGAGGGATTCGCGTGTATCCGTTAAGCCTCTATTGTATGGCCAGCGACCGGAGGGGCTGGGTGCTCGGGTTTGCGAAAGCGGACGAGACGGCGATCGAAGAGGGAGTCGCCCAACTGGCGGATGTTTTATTGCGTTCATAG